DNA sequence from the Neospora caninum Liverpool complete genome, chromosome VIIa genome:
TGAAATGGGCAGTCCATCCAGCTGTTCGCGGAATGGCGAAGAGCAGTGGGAAAAAATCAATAGGGAAGCCCATTGCTTTGTAAATAATACCGCTGTAGAAGTCGACGTTTGGATAGAGACGACGTGTAGTAAAATAAGGGTCCTGGAGCGCAAAAACAATTGTGGCTGCATGTGCGCAGTATCTCGAAAGCATTCCTAGCCCTCTTCCTCATATTCGTGATGATTTCTTTTGGAAGTGTGTGTAGCCGAGGTGGATAACAGGCTACTTTACGGTGCTAACGACCGGGGCTTACCTTCACGGCCACGCGTTCGAGTTCTCGAGCAACTTCAATAAGCGGCGAGTCTCCTACAACTTTGAAAACTAGTTCTGCCACTTGACGGATTATGTTCGCTCTCGGGTCGTAGCTTTTATAGACTCGATGCCCGAAACCCATGAGTTTCTCCTGTTGAAATAGCACACTACCGGTTGCATGTTTATGTGGGATATCATCACTACTATGAAAGTCTCCACAGGCGACGGGAGGCGTTTGATCGCGGTCAGCtcacctttctctcttttacTCTTGCAATGAATGCTGGTACGGCATCGATTGACTTAATGCGCTCTAGCATGCGGACCACAGCCTCGTTTGCTCCCTAGATGCGTAGATTCGTTCACAAGGCACAGAATTTACTAAATGTGAACCTTCGTTGTCTTAGCGTTTTTACAGCACGGAAGTACCACCCACGTCGAGCTGGTGGGAAAGTGGATCTGACGACACGGCTCTCAAATAATCTAGTACTGTAGGAGCCAACGCATTTCCCGCGAGTATAACCCTAGTAGTAATGGCCGATAGTTTGTTGTCAACACGTCCCCTAGATCTTCTGCAGCGCCTTACGCCGTGGCGTGGCCCATAGAGAGCTCCGGTTGCAGCTGCCATTGAAGTGTATATGTCGGCATTTGAAGATGCCACATGGCGAGCAGCCGCGGTACTGCAGTTTAGCTCGTGATCCGCATGAAGGATAAACAAAATATCCATCGCCTGTGAACACGAGGACGTACAGCGACAGTGTTACACAAAGCGATAGACACGTCGTGCGAGGAAGTCGACGCACTCCGGATCAGGGAATAGGCCTGATGGAAAGTACCCGTTATACACGTGAAATCGAAACCAGAACGGAAATGCTTTTTTATAGACAATCTACGGTAGTGCCAAGAATCAGTGAAACAGTACATGATCACAGTGTCACTTTGCGCCTGACAGGGTACATGACTGTGCAGGATTGTCATCGCCACTGTTGCTAGCCGATTGCCCAGCACTGCACTGGGTCCAATCCTCAGCCTAGAATCAGGAAAACAGCCGCTGATGCTCACCTTGACGAGAACTGGATGGGGCGAGCATTGGTTATTCCCTCGCTTGTCCATCATTGCCATGAAGCTAGCTGTGAAACCGAGTTTGGGATCTGGACTGACAAGCTGTAGACCCTGCCGATGACTGAGGCATACCTCAACACAATGGTGAACCTGCCTTGATCAGGGGCATCAGAAAGTGGATGCCTGGCTTTTAGAGAACGGTGCTGCAGTTTTCTACATCCAATGGAAGCATAAGATCGAAATGAAGGGCTCCTGTTGGTAACAAAGGACCAAAGAATTCACAGCTGAACCTGAATATTAAGGAAATAGACAACGTGGTGGGTAGAGCTGTGGTATGTTCACTGAACCAGTACCGTTGAATGTTCGCTGCAATAGCAGGCATCATTGCCAGAACCTGAAGTAAATGCTTGTTCCTGACAAGGACATCTTTGTATACAGTTTGACCGGCGATACAAGGATTTGCTTCCGGAAATACCGTCCCAGCAGCAGCCAAGCAAGACATCAGCATGCCCATAGGATGTGCGTCAGGTCGGAAAGTTTTAATTAGTCCTGAAGCCGTATGAACAAGATGGGAAAAAGTCGAACAGCTTTTTAAGGATAGTGGCAACTGCTTCTCCCTATAACTAAATTGTGTTTCAGAGAAGAGGCTATTTTTGGTTGGTGCTGGTGGGCGGTAAGAAAACAGGTGCCCTTTGCCCTGGCAAAGATCCCCTTACACATCATCGCGTACGTCTCAAATCTGTGGGAATATCCGCAAGCCTCCTAAGCGTTGCAGCGTAGGCCGCCAATtgagaagcagagggaagCTCTCCATACATTAAGAGAAAAGCGCATTCTTCGAAACACACTCTCTCTGCCAACGTCTCGATAGGGTAGCCGCGATACCTACAATGGGAGTCGCAACGCAAGCATCTTCTCTCATCTCAGGCCTTCCGTCGGAACACTCCTTCGAGCCCATGTTGCAACGTGGATGAATAAAGAAAGCCTTTACCTGAGAATCCCTTTTGCTCCGTCAATGTACGTTATTCGTGAGCTACAAACACAAGTGTTCATTTGGCCAGGGTCGTAGATACGCAACGGGGGGCCACCGGGTACGCGGATCTTTCCAAAGTC
Encoded proteins:
- a CDS encoding Citrate synthase, related — translated: MNTCVCSSRITYIDGAKGILRYRGYPIETLAERVCFEECAFLLMYGELPSASQLAAYAATLRRLADIPTDLRRLIKTFRPDAHPMGMLMSCLAAAGTVFPEANPCIAGQTVYKDVLVRNKHLLQVLAMMPAIAANIQRHRQGLQLVSPDPKLGFTASFMAMMDKRGNNQCSPHPVLVKAMDILFILHADHELNCSTAAARHVASSNADIYTSMAAATGALYGPRHGGANEAVVRMLERIKSIDAVPAFIARVKERKEKLMGFGHRVYKSYDPRANIIRQVAELVFKVVGDSPLIEVARELERVAVKDPYFTTRRLYPNVDFYSGIIYKAMGFPIDFFPLLFAIPRTAGWTAHFNEFINDPENRIARPFQVYLGHGLRSEVPPIEERQEVSVMSLKTLWC